A window of Metabacillus sp. B2-18 contains these coding sequences:
- a CDS encoding nuclease-related domain-containing protein: MILKPRKIPASLQLRHYLRHRMSFTDGELKKLQADEKGFEGECHFDELISQSPVSTYLQLNDLLLEWRNTTFQIDSLLISPYKIYLFDIKNYEGEFYIEGNRWYLSSGNEIKNPIPQIHRLESFLRPLIQTLGINLPIEASVIFVNPDFTLYQATRHLPIILPTQINSFIKRLGSVSMNSSGHLIDLAKKLGSLHIENSPYDGMYIPEYTYESLNKGVLCLNCGLLSVRLNGRGLMCERCGEKEELHVGIMRTIKEYRMLFPQRQITVSAANDWCRLGMTRLRMQKILKEQLVMVKGGKSTYYCFR; this comes from the coding sequence ATGATTCTTAAACCAAGAAAAATTCCCGCGTCCTTACAATTACGGCACTACTTAAGGCATAGAATGTCGTTTACCGATGGAGAATTAAAAAAGTTACAAGCTGATGAAAAGGGCTTCGAAGGTGAGTGCCACTTTGATGAGCTAATCAGTCAATCCCCCGTCTCTACTTATCTTCAGCTAAATGATCTTCTGCTTGAATGGCGAAATACAACTTTTCAAATTGATTCACTTCTAATTTCTCCATATAAAATTTATCTTTTCGATATCAAAAATTATGAAGGAGAATTTTATATCGAAGGTAATCGATGGTATTTATCATCCGGCAATGAGATAAAAAATCCCATCCCCCAAATACATCGCTTAGAATCCTTTCTTAGACCACTAATTCAAACTTTAGGTATTAATCTCCCTATCGAGGCAAGTGTTATTTTTGTTAATCCCGACTTCACACTTTATCAGGCTACTAGACATCTACCAATTATCTTACCTACACAGATTAACTCTTTTATAAAAAGATTAGGTTCGGTTTCTATGAATTCAAGTGGACATTTGATAGATTTAGCAAAAAAATTAGGCTCGCTGCACATTGAAAATTCCCCTTACGATGGTATGTATATCCCTGAATATACCTATGAATCCTTGAATAAGGGTGTTTTATGCTTAAATTGTGGGTTACTCTCGGTTCGATTAAATGGTAGAGGGCTTATGTGTGAGAGATGTGGGGAGAAAGAGGAGCTACATGTTGGTATAATGCGTACTATTAAAGAATATAGGATGCTTTTTCCACAAAGGCAAATCACCGTTTCCGCTGCTAATGATTGGTGCAGGCTTGGTATGACTAGGCTTAGAATGCAAAAAATATTAAAAGAGCAACTTGTGATGGTTAAGGGTGGGAAGTCTACGTATTACTGCTTTAGGTAA
- a CDS encoding formate/nitrite transporter family protein, translating to MIENTTKKQDNEAFHEPSRQYFNPAQIVHNFSQKGRDHLNRKTSSQFILSLQAGAFMAFGAAFSILLSMGIDIKGVSHLMAGIGFATGYAMVFLSGAILFTEVNVLLPSYLFQKPSLMSLKIIKFLASDLPR from the coding sequence ATGATTGAAAACACCACTAAGAAACAAGATAATGAAGCGTTCCACGAACCATCAAGACAATACTTTAACCCAGCTCAAATTGTACATAATTTTAGTCAAAAGGGGCGTGACCACCTTAATCGGAAGACGAGCTCCCAATTTATATTATCCTTACAGGCTGGAGCATTTATGGCTTTTGGTGCTGCCTTTTCTATCTTGCTTTCAATGGGAATTGACATAAAGGGAGTATCTCATTTGATGGCTGGTATAGGATTTGCCACAGGGTATGCAATGGTATTTCTTTCAGGTGCGATTCTCTTTACTGAGGTTAACGTTTTATTACCAAGTTATTTATTCCAAAAACCTTCCCTTATGAGCTTAAAGATTATAAAGTTTTTGGCTAGCGACTTACCTCGGTAA
- the rlmD gene encoding 23S rRNA (uracil(1939)-C(5))-methyltransferase RlmD, giving the protein MAKIQAPVMKNEYYDVVFEDLTHEGAGVAKVEGFPIFVENALPDERAKIKVIKVNKGFAFGRLIELHEQSKNRIDAPCPIYSQCGGCQLQHLSYEGQLDFKRKQVEQVLARIGKLDLNKVTVHPTLGMENPWNYRNKAQVPVGEREGGLVAGFYQKRSHDIIDMERCLIQQAENDDVVQAVKTICEKYGIRAYNEEKHKGWLRHIMVRYGLVTSEIMVVFVTRTADFPHKSEVITEITNQLPQVKSVVQNINNKKTNVIFGDETNVLWGEEYIYDKIGDVKFAISARSFYQVNPEQTKVLYDKALEYAELTGEESVIDAYSGIGTISLFLAQKAKKVFGVEIVPEAIEDAKRNAELNGIANAEFAVGEAEVVIPEWYKQGNQADVIVVDPPRKGCDEALLKTILDMKPGKVVYVSCNPGTLARDLQVLELGGYKTVEVQPVDMFPHTTHVECISQLVLKND; this is encoded by the coding sequence ATGGCAAAAATTCAAGCACCTGTTATGAAAAATGAATATTACGATGTGGTCTTTGAGGACTTAACGCATGAAGGTGCGGGTGTCGCAAAGGTAGAAGGCTTTCCGATCTTTGTTGAAAATGCACTGCCGGATGAACGAGCAAAAATAAAAGTTATCAAAGTAAACAAAGGCTTCGCGTTCGGACGACTAATTGAGCTCCATGAACAAAGTAAAAACCGAATTGATGCGCCTTGCCCAATCTATTCTCAATGTGGGGGCTGCCAGCTTCAGCATCTTAGCTATGAAGGACAGCTTGATTTTAAACGAAAACAAGTGGAGCAGGTCCTTGCTAGAATAGGCAAACTAGATTTAAACAAAGTAACCGTACATCCGACTCTAGGCATGGAGAATCCTTGGAATTACCGAAACAAAGCTCAGGTTCCAGTAGGTGAACGTGAGGGTGGTCTAGTCGCTGGCTTCTATCAAAAAAGAAGCCATGACATCATTGATATGGAAAGATGCCTTATTCAGCAAGCTGAGAACGATGATGTTGTTCAAGCGGTGAAAACCATTTGTGAAAAATATGGCATTCGTGCTTATAACGAAGAAAAGCACAAAGGCTGGCTTCGTCATATTATGGTTCGTTATGGGCTAGTCACGAGCGAGATCATGGTTGTATTTGTGACAAGAACGGCTGACTTTCCACATAAAAGTGAGGTTATCACTGAAATAACAAATCAACTACCACAAGTGAAGTCTGTTGTGCAAAATATTAATAACAAAAAAACAAATGTCATCTTTGGCGATGAAACAAATGTACTTTGGGGAGAAGAGTATATTTACGATAAAATTGGTGACGTAAAGTTCGCAATATCTGCACGCTCTTTTTATCAAGTAAACCCAGAGCAAACAAAGGTGCTATATGACAAAGCTTTAGAATACGCAGAATTAACAGGTGAAGAATCAGTTATTGATGCTTACAGTGGAATTGGGACGATTTCGTTGTTTCTAGCCCAAAAAGCAAAGAAGGTTTTTGGGGTGGAAATAGTTCCAGAAGCAATAGAAGATGCAAAGCGAAATGCAGAGCTGAATGGCATTGCTAATGCAGAGTTTGCCGTTGGTGAAGCGGAGGTTGTCATTCCTGAGTGGTACAAGCAAGGTAATCAGGCAGATGTAATTGTTGTCGACCCTCCACGTAAGGGCTGTGACGAAGCATTATTAAAGACAATCTTGGATATGAAGCCTGGGAAGGTTGTTTATGTTTCGTGTAATCCTGGAACGCTTGCGAGGGATTTGCAGGTGTTGGAGTTAGGTGGATATAAAACGGTTGAGGTGCAGCCGGTGGATATGTTTCCGCATACGACGCATGTGGAGTGCATTTCACAGTTAGTTTTAAAAAATGATTGA
- a CDS encoding DUF4352 domain-containing protein has product MAEKVKKPFYKKWWVWLIAVIIVIAIAGGGEDTAEQASTEPADTETSSNDTAKEENKEEPKEEEKKAFGMGEEVAVESLAYTVNGVEELTEIKREYMDSLTTSGKFLIVDLTIKNSDKKARFIDSEMFRLVDADGTEFSSNTEADMYINNGDLGFFMQEINPKMDMTGKVAFEVPADATDLQLQVSSGFGWSGGKYEVINLK; this is encoded by the coding sequence ATGGCTGAAAAGGTAAAGAAACCATTTTATAAAAAGTGGTGGGTTTGGTTAATCGCAGTTATTATCGTTATAGCTATTGCAGGTGGCGGTGAAGATACAGCAGAACAAGCAAGTACAGAACCTGCTGACACTGAAACAAGTTCTAATGATACTGCTAAAGAAGAAAACAAGGAAGAACCTAAGGAAGAAGAAAAGAAAGCGTTTGGTATGGGTGAAGAAGTTGCAGTTGAAAGCCTAGCATATACAGTGAACGGTGTAGAAGAACTAACAGAGATTAAAAGAGAGTATATGGACAGTCTTACTACAAGCGGTAAATTTTTAATCGTTGACCTTACTATCAAGAACAGTGATAAGAAAGCGAGATTTATTGATAGTGAGATGTTTAGATTAGTAGACGCTGACGGAACGGAGTTCAGTTCAAACACAGAAGCGGATATGTACATTAACAATGGCGATTTAGGTTTCTTTATGCAAGAAATTAATCCTAAAATGGACATGACAGGTAAGGTAGCTTTTGAAGTACCTGCTGACGCTACTGACTTACAACTACAGGTTTCAAGTGGATTTGGTTGGAGCGGTGGAAAATACGAGGTTATTAATCTTAAATAA
- a CDS encoding recombinase family protein — translation MKIAGYIRVSTNSEGQKESPENQKHMILDYITENQADLQDFYTDVQTGTTDNREGLKRLIQDAENKEFDVIVAKELSRLGRNVELLYQLKRVAETKGVRLITLDGKVDTQDYSKQAMFGLYAWIYESESQRISDRIKSVYRMKYKSGKFMGSIAPYGYILHKNKLLLRDDYTVDIVRDIFDKYLEGWGHDKIARYLTNRDIPTPSKLIEKANAGLYWQGSTVKKILKNPHYVGDLVQGRETTMNVTNKTRKVNDQSEWITISDAHEPIISRDMFEQVQKLLVQKAKRGRGGTRKKKHLFTNIAYCSECGNGMWYRANRKGYICGTYAKHGNKACTNHAVKELELTEIILDDLKNMSNSLDHPNLENKIEKKVKATAKKNESRLESIEKQVQKQVELKRNALQKFISEDISKQDYDDFVSMVQEKLQQLELEKIEIKKEMAESQETSKISAIIEQLKGFLQFNKLTSEMLLRFVDKIEVTENKDVKIYYKFAQVEGL, via the coding sequence ATGAAAATAGCAGGATACATTCGAGTTTCAACTAACAGTGAGGGTCAAAAAGAGTCACCTGAAAATCAAAAGCACATGATTTTAGACTACATCACGGAAAATCAAGCTGACCTACAAGACTTCTATACAGATGTTCAAACAGGTACTACTGACAATCGTGAGGGGTTAAAAAGACTCATACAAGACGCTGAGAACAAGGAATTTGATGTAATTGTAGCGAAGGAACTAAGCAGATTAGGTCGTAACGTTGAATTATTGTATCAACTAAAGCGAGTTGCAGAAACAAAAGGAGTTCGCTTAATTACTTTAGATGGGAAAGTTGATACACAAGACTACTCAAAACAAGCAATGTTCGGACTTTATGCTTGGATTTATGAAAGTGAAAGTCAACGAATTAGTGACCGTATAAAGTCTGTTTATCGAATGAAATACAAGAGTGGAAAATTCATGGGGAGTATTGCCCCATATGGTTACATCCTTCATAAGAATAAGTTACTTCTTAGAGATGACTACACTGTAGATATTGTACGTGACATCTTTGACAAGTATTTAGAAGGTTGGGGGCATGACAAAATAGCAAGGTATCTCACAAATAGAGATATTCCGACACCTTCCAAACTAATAGAGAAAGCTAATGCAGGTCTATATTGGCAAGGTTCTACTGTTAAGAAAATATTAAAGAACCCCCACTATGTAGGAGACCTTGTACAGGGCAGGGAAACCACTATGAACGTGACTAATAAGACACGTAAAGTAAACGACCAAAGCGAATGGATAACCATTTCTGACGCTCACGAGCCTATCATTTCAAGAGATATGTTTGAACAAGTACAAAAGTTACTTGTTCAAAAAGCTAAAAGAGGTCGGGGCGGTACTAGAAAGAAAAAGCACCTTTTCACTAATATCGCTTACTGCTCTGAATGTGGTAACGGAATGTGGTATCGTGCCAACCGTAAAGGTTATATTTGTGGTACTTATGCCAAGCATGGTAATAAAGCATGTACTAACCATGCAGTTAAGGAACTAGAACTAACTGAAATAATCCTTGATGACCTCAAAAACATGTCTAATAGTTTAGACCATCCGAACCTAGAAAATAAGATTGAAAAAAAGGTCAAGGCTACCGCAAAAAAGAACGAGTCTAGACTAGAGTCTATTGAAAAACAAGTTCAGAAACAAGTGGAACTAAAGCGGAATGCCTTACAAAAGTTTATTAGCGAGGATATATCTAAACAGGATTATGATGACTTTGTAAGTATGGTACAGGAAAAGCTGCAACAACTAGAATTAGAAAAAATAGAGATAAAAAAGGAGATGGCAGAAAGTCAAGAAACAAGTAAAATCTCTGCCATCATAGAACAACTCAAAGGGTTTTTACAGTTCAACAAGTTAACATCCGAGATGTTACTACGTTTCGTTGATAAAATCGAAGTAACCGAAAACAAAGATGTTAAGATTTACTACAAGTTTGCACAGGTTGAGGGGTTATAA
- a CDS encoding tRNA dihydrouridine synthase — protein MTENFWRDLPRPFFILAPMEEVTDVVFRHVVSEAARPDVFFTEFTNSESYCHPEGKKSVRGRLTFTEDEQPIVAHIWGGKPEYFRQMSIGMAELGFKGIDINMGCPVPNVTQHGKGSGLIRRPDVAAELIQAAKAGGLPVSVKTRLGFSELEEWREWLAHILKQDIANLSIHLRTRDEMSKVPAHWELIPEIKKLRDEVAPETLLTINGDIPDYQTGLKLAQEYGIDGVMIGRGIFHNPFAFEKEPREHSSEELLDLLRLHMDLHDKYSGLELRPFTALHRFFKIYVKGFRGASELRNQLMNTKSTDEVRALLDNFGLKNFD, from the coding sequence ATGACCGAAAATTTTTGGCGTGATTTACCACGACCATTTTTTATACTAGCACCAATGGAGGAAGTGACGGATGTTGTTTTTCGCCATGTAGTGAGTGAAGCAGCAAGGCCGGATGTGTTTTTTACAGAGTTTACAAATTCGGAGAGCTATTGTCATCCAGAGGGGAAAAAAAGTGTTCGTGGGCGTCTGACCTTTACAGAGGATGAACAACCAATTGTAGCCCATATATGGGGGGGCAAGCCTGAATACTTCAGGCAAATGAGTATTGGTATGGCGGAACTAGGGTTTAAGGGAATCGATATCAATATGGGTTGTCCTGTGCCTAATGTGACACAACATGGAAAGGGAAGTGGCCTGATTCGTCGTCCAGATGTTGCAGCAGAATTAATACAAGCTGCAAAAGCAGGGGGATTGCCTGTAAGTGTTAAGACAAGGCTTGGATTTTCTGAATTAGAAGAATGGCGCGAGTGGCTGGCACACATTTTGAAACAAGATATTGCCAATCTTTCCATTCATCTGCGTACAAGAGACGAAATGAGCAAAGTGCCTGCTCATTGGGAACTAATCCCGGAAATTAAGAAACTTCGTGACGAGGTGGCTCCAGAGACACTCTTGACGATTAATGGGGATATCCCAGACTATCAAACTGGTTTAAAGCTTGCTCAGGAATATGGTATTGATGGCGTTATGATTGGACGGGGTATATTCCATAATCCCTTTGCCTTTGAAAAAGAGCCGAGAGAACATAGTAGTGAGGAATTGCTGGATCTCTTAAGATTGCATATGGATCTTCATGATAAATATTCAGGTTTAGAGCTTCGTCCGTTCACGGCCCTTCATCGCTTTTTTAAGATCTATGTCAAAGGATTTCGAGGGGCAAGTGAACTAAGAAATCAATTAATGAATACAAAGTCAACAGATGAAGTCCGTGCATTGCTCGATAACTTTGGATTAAAAAATTTTGATTGA
- a CDS encoding IS1182 family transposase: MIQQQQTMMFSPYVALYDIVVPQDNMLRRIKDLIDFSFIYEELKDKYCLDNGRNAIDPIRMFKYLFLKTIHDVSDVDIIERSKYDMSFKYFLDMAPEEAVIDSSSLTKFRKLRLKDMNLLDMLINKTVEIAIEKEIIKSKSIIVDATHTKARYNQMTPKEILMERSKNLRKAIYKINESMKKKFPVKPNNDLLEDEITYSQELIEVIEKEESLLEYPKVKEHLNLLKEAVADDIEQLQSMNDLDAKVGHKAADSSFFGYKTHLAMSEERIITAATITTGEKNDGKELQTLVEKSIDAGMEIETVIGDTAYSEKDNIQYSKENGIKLVSKLNPSITQGTRKKEDEFEFNKDAGMYVCKAGHMSVRKARQGKKGVGKNQVDTYYFNVEKCKRCPFREGCYKEGAKSKTYSVSLKSDQHSSQAQFQKSVYFKEKSKERYKIEAKNSELKHRHGYNVAKSSGLISMELQGAMAIFTVNIKRILKLLG; this comes from the coding sequence ATGATACAACAACAACAAACAATGATGTTTAGTCCATATGTGGCTCTATATGATATCGTCGTTCCTCAGGATAATATGTTACGAAGAATTAAGGATCTAATTGACTTTTCTTTTATTTACGAAGAATTAAAGGATAAATATTGTCTAGATAATGGGCGGAATGCGATAGATCCTATTCGCATGTTTAAATATTTGTTTTTGAAAACCATTCATGATGTTTCAGATGTTGATATTATCGAGCGTTCAAAATATGATATGTCCTTCAAATATTTTTTGGATATGGCTCCGGAGGAAGCCGTTATTGATTCAAGTTCTTTGACAAAGTTTCGTAAGCTTAGGTTAAAAGACATGAACTTATTAGACATGCTTATCAATAAGACAGTGGAGATTGCCATTGAGAAAGAGATTATTAAAAGCAAGTCCATTATTGTAGATGCCACCCATACAAAGGCGAGATATAATCAAATGACTCCAAAAGAAATACTAATGGAGCGCTCCAAAAACCTCAGAAAAGCAATTTATAAAATTAACGAGAGTATGAAGAAGAAATTCCCCGTAAAGCCAAACAATGATCTACTTGAAGATGAGATTACTTATTCCCAAGAGCTCATTGAAGTGATTGAAAAGGAAGAAAGCCTTTTAGAGTATCCAAAAGTCAAGGAACATCTTAATCTCCTGAAAGAAGCCGTTGCAGATGATATCGAACAGCTACAGTCCATGAATGATCTAGATGCCAAAGTCGGACACAAAGCAGCTGACTCATCATTCTTTGGCTATAAAACTCATCTGGCGATGAGTGAAGAGCGAATTATTACAGCCGCAACGATTACAACCGGAGAAAAAAATGATGGAAAAGAGCTACAGACACTTGTTGAGAAAAGTATAGATGCAGGAATGGAAATTGAAACGGTTATTGGGGATACTGCGTATTCTGAGAAAGACAACATTCAATATAGTAAGGAAAATGGAATTAAACTGGTCTCAAAATTAAATCCTTCCATAACTCAGGGTACCCGAAAAAAAGAGGATGAATTTGAATTCAATAAGGATGCGGGCATGTATGTCTGCAAGGCAGGGCATATGTCTGTACGGAAAGCTAGGCAAGGTAAAAAAGGAGTAGGCAAAAACCAAGTTGATACCTACTATTTTAATGTTGAAAAATGCAAGAGATGTCCTTTCAGAGAAGGGTGCTACAAAGAGGGAGCCAAAAGTAAAACATATTCTGTTTCCCTTAAGTCTGATCAACATTCATCCCAAGCACAATTCCAGAAAAGTGTATATTTTAAGGAAAAGTCTAAAGAGCGTTATAAAATTGAAGCGAAAAATAGTGAATTAAAACACAGACACGGGTATAATGTGGCAAAATCCTCGGGTCTAATTAGCATGGAGTTGCAAGGCGCCATGGCTATATTTACGGTAAACATTAAAAGAATTCTAAAGCTACTAGGGTAA
- a CDS encoding helix-turn-helix domain-containing protein → MKILTILEVAELLKLSKCKVYALAKSGEIPIVKIGGSIRVVQEELENHLKGGEVK, encoded by the coding sequence ATGAAAATACTAACAATACTCGAAGTAGCTGAACTGCTCAAATTATCAAAATGTAAAGTCTATGCACTTGCTAAGAGCGGAGAAATTCCAATAGTTAAAATCGGAGGTTCAATTAGAGTTGTTCAAGAAGAACTAGAAAACCATTTAAAAGGCGGTGAGGTTAAATGA
- a CDS encoding formate/nitrite transporter family protein, with the protein MIGALFVGTLIVLSKSLSPEFFQDLNYYINHNKMSFLSDGAWGFFEIMISGILANWLIGMAAFLTTAARDITGKIIGTLLPVILFVAGNFQHSAANMGYFSIGIFSNHTFDWYQFFYNLIPASIGNIIGGAIMVALLFSFAYNDEIQNKIK; encoded by the coding sequence ATCATAGGGGCGTTATTTGTTGGAACACTTATCGTTTTATCGAAATCACTCTCCCCCGAGTTCTTTCAAGATCTAAACTACTACATCAATCACAACAAAATGAGTTTTTTATCAGATGGAGCATGGGGATTTTTTGAGATTATGATTTCAGGTATCCTTGCCAACTGGCTGATTGGTATGGCTGCTTTTCTAACAACCGCTGCCCGTGATATTACCGGTAAAATTATCGGAACGCTACTCCCAGTCATCTTATTTGTTGCCGGAAATTTTCAACATAGCGCAGCAAACATGGGATATTTTAGTATTGGAATCTTCAGTAATCACACATTCGATTGGTATCAATTTTTTTATAACCTAATACCTGCTAGTATTGGAAACATTATTGGTGGAGCGATTATGGTCGCATTATTATTCTCATTTGCGTATAATGACGAGATTCAAAATAAGATTAAATAA